In Natronomonas halophila, one DNA window encodes the following:
- a CDS encoding DNA-directed RNA polymerase subunit K, whose product MRGTNRYEKARILGARALQVSYGAPVLIETDQTEPILVAAEEYDADVLPFTVRRGEE is encoded by the coding sequence ATGAGAGGCACGAACCGCTACGAGAAGGCACGCATCCTCGGGGCGCGAGCCCTGCAGGTGTCCTACGGAGCGCCGGTGCTCATCGAGACGGACCAGACGGAGCCGATCCTCGTCGCTGCCGAAGAGTACGACGCTGACGTCCTGCCGTTTACCGTCCGTCGAGGTGAGGAGTAG
- a CDS encoding 30S ribosomal protein S4 codes for MALGSNTKFYETPNHPFQGERIAEEADLVTQYGLSNKEELWRAQSELRDYRREARRLLGEAQGDAEEAAEAGSDFLARLKRIGVLDEGDSLDDILSLDVTDILERRLQTVAYRKGVGNTAKQARQFINHGHVTVEGARVTAPSYKVDVAIEDDIEFDETSPLADELHPERAEGQ; via the coding sequence ATGGCTCTCGGAAGCAACACGAAGTTCTACGAAACGCCGAACCACCCCTTCCAGGGTGAGCGTATCGCCGAAGAGGCCGACCTCGTCACCCAGTACGGCCTCAGCAACAAGGAAGAACTCTGGCGCGCCCAGTCCGAACTGCGCGACTACCGCCGTGAGGCCCGTCGCCTGCTCGGTGAGGCGCAGGGAGACGCCGAAGAAGCCGCCGAGGCCGGCAGCGATTTCCTCGCCCGCCTCAAGCGCATCGGCGTCCTCGATGAGGGCGACAGCCTCGACGACATCCTGTCGCTGGACGTGACCGACATCCTCGAGCGGCGACTCCAGACGGTCGCCTACCGCAAGGGCGTCGGCAACACGGCCAAGCAGGCACGCCAGTTCATCAACCACGGCCACGTCACCGTCGAGGGCGCACGCGTCACCGCGCCGTCCTACAAGGTCGACGTCGCCATCGAAGACGACATCGAGTTCGACGAGACCAGCCCGCTGGCCGACGAACTCCACCCCGAACGAGCGGAGGGTCAATAA
- a CDS encoding DNA-directed RNA polymerase subunit N, with translation MMVPVRCFTCGKVVGEHWEEFKARAREGDEDPAEVLDELGVDRACCRRMLVSHKDLVDIVSPYQ, from the coding sequence ATGATGGTACCGGTCCGGTGTTTCACGTGCGGTAAAGTCGTCGGCGAGCACTGGGAGGAGTTCAAAGCTCGCGCCCGTGAGGGCGATGAGGACCCCGCAGAGGTGCTTGACGAGCTTGGCGTCGACCGCGCATGCTGTCGGCGGATGCTCGTTTCCCACAAAGACCTCGTCGACATCGTATCCCCCTACCAATGA
- a CDS encoding 30S ribosomal protein S13, with amino-acid sequence MSAEEPQADEEDEDLQYFVRIGQTDLDGTQSVERALTDMNGIGRRVARIIAEKADVDRRDTIGALDEDKIDEIVELVEGYADEVPEWLTNHQNDFFSGETTHEIGNELQMTRRQDINRMKMIESYRGIRHKRGQKVRGQRTKSTGRTEGTIGVNVEAIKEEQAEEAAGEEE; translated from the coding sequence ATGAGTGCAGAAGAACCCCAAGCGGACGAAGAAGACGAGGACCTTCAGTACTTCGTCCGTATCGGACAGACCGACCTCGACGGGACGCAGAGCGTCGAGCGGGCGTTGACCGACATGAACGGTATCGGTCGACGCGTCGCTCGCATTATCGCAGAAAAAGCCGACGTCGACCGCCGCGACACCATCGGCGCTCTCGACGAAGACAAGATCGACGAGATCGTCGAACTCGTGGAAGGCTACGCCGACGAAGTCCCCGAGTGGCTCACGAACCACCAGAACGACTTCTTCAGCGGCGAGACGACCCACGAAATCGGCAACGAACTCCAGATGACTCGACGGCAGGACATCAACCGCATGAAGATGATCGAGTCCTACCGCGGGATTCGACACAAGCGCGGACAGAAGGTCCGCGGCCAGCGGACGAAGTCCACCGGTCGTACCGAAGGTACCATCGGTGTCAACGTCGAGGCCATCAAGGAAGAACAGGCCGAAGAAGCAGCGGGTGAGGAAGAATAA
- a CDS encoding 50S ribosomal protein L13, with product MSYAKFDADVVVDARDCIMGRVASQVAQRTLDGETVAVVNAEDAVITGREEDVMETYETRANVGSDRGPNYPKRPDRIFKRAIRGMVPYKETKGREAFENVRVYVGNPYDEAEVLEDTSLDRLSNIKFISLGEISENLGANVTW from the coding sequence ATGAGTTACGCGAAATTCGATGCGGACGTCGTCGTCGACGCCCGCGACTGTATCATGGGTCGTGTCGCCTCGCAGGTCGCACAGCGTACCCTCGACGGCGAAACCGTCGCCGTGGTCAACGCGGAAGACGCTGTCATCACGGGCCGTGAGGAAGACGTGATGGAGACCTACGAAACGCGCGCCAACGTCGGCTCGGACCGTGGGCCGAACTACCCCAAGCGTCCGGACCGTATCTTCAAGCGCGCTATTCGCGGCATGGTCCCTTACAAGGAGACCAAGGGCCGCGAGGCCTTCGAGAACGTCCGCGTCTACGTGGGCAACCCCTACGACGAAGCGGAAGTCCTCGAGGACACCTCGCTGGACCGTCTGTCGAACATCAAGTTCATCTCGCTGGGCGAAATCAGCGAGAACCTGGGTGCTAACGTAACATGGTAA
- the moaA gene encoding GTP 3',8-cyclase MoaA, protein MLEDGFGREVTGVRISLTDRCNFDCVYCHNEGLGDTRGPMEPADDEMPTDDVVRFLEVAAEFDVDSVKFTGGEPMLRDDLEEIVRRTPDSMETSLTTNGTFLPDRADALVDAGLERVNISQDALSPKAFREVTKSAAYDDVMEGIDAALDAGLDPVKLNMVVFEKTAGYVPEMVDHVAENDGLQLQLIEYMPELAGRPEWAVDIERVHGWLADQADRIEQREMHGRNRYWVSPDDSEETATGMVEIVDPVGNADFCANCHRVRVTHEGYLKGCLNRNDDLKSMGEMTKPEIREAFRDTVDERVPYYGEYMVQDDDGEWVFNEEYIGA, encoded by the coding sequence ATGCTCGAGGACGGCTTCGGCCGTGAGGTTACTGGGGTCCGCATCTCGCTTACGGATAGATGCAACTTCGACTGCGTCTACTGCCACAACGAGGGCCTCGGCGACACCCGTGGGCCGATGGAACCCGCCGACGACGAAATGCCGACCGACGACGTCGTCCGCTTTCTCGAAGTCGCCGCGGAGTTCGACGTCGACTCGGTGAAATTCACCGGCGGCGAACCCATGCTCCGCGACGACCTCGAAGAAATCGTCCGTCGGACGCCCGACTCAATGGAAACCTCCCTGACCACCAACGGCACCTTCCTCCCCGACCGCGCCGACGCCCTCGTCGATGCCGGCCTGGAACGCGTCAACATCTCTCAGGACGCCCTCTCACCCAAGGCCTTCCGCGAGGTCACCAAAAGCGCCGCCTACGACGACGTCATGGAAGGCATCGACGCCGCCCTCGATGCCGGACTCGACCCCGTGAAACTCAACATGGTCGTCTTCGAGAAAACCGCCGGTTACGTCCCGGAAATGGTCGACCACGTCGCCGAAAACGACGGCCTCCAACTCCAACTCATCGAGTACATGCCCGAACTTGCGGGCCGCCCCGAATGGGCCGTCGACATCGAACGCGTCCACGGCTGGCTTGCAGACCAGGCCGACCGCATCGAGCAGCGCGAGATGCACGGCCGGAACCGCTACTGGGTCAGCCCCGACGACAGCGAGGAGACGGCGACCGGCATGGTCGAAATCGTCGACCCCGTCGGCAACGCTGATTTCTGTGCGAACTGCCACCGCGTACGCGTGACGCACGAAGGATACCTCAAGGGTTGTCTGAACCGGAACGACGACCTGAAAAGTATGGGTGAGATGACGAAACCCGAGATTCGGGAAGCCTTTCGCGATACCGTTGATGAACGGGTACCCTACTACGGCGAATACATGGTGCAGGACGACGACGGAGAATGGGTGTTCAACGAGGAGTATATTGGTGCCTAA
- a CDS encoding 50S ribosomal protein L18e translates to MSSKTNPRLSSLIADLKSTARNGGGEVWNDVAERLEKPRSTHAEVNLGRIERYAREDETVIVPGKVLGSGALRKEVTVAAVDFSSTAETKIDQVGDAIELEQALENNPDGSNVRVIR, encoded by the coding sequence ATGAGTAGCAAAACGAACCCGAGGCTTTCTAGTCTCATCGCTGACCTGAAGTCGACCGCCCGCAACGGCGGCGGCGAGGTCTGGAACGATGTAGCCGAGCGCCTCGAAAAGCCCCGGAGCACGCACGCGGAGGTCAACCTGGGTCGTATCGAACGATACGCTCGGGAGGACGAAACCGTCATCGTGCCCGGCAAGGTGCTCGGGTCCGGTGCCCTTCGCAAGGAGGTCACCGTCGCAGCTGTCGACTTCTCGTCGACGGCCGAAACCAAGATCGATCAGGTAGGCGACGCAATCGAACTCGAACAGGCACTCGAAAACAACCCCGACGGCTCGAACGTGCGGGTGATCCGATGA
- a CDS encoding 30S ribosomal protein S11: protein MADDNTWGVAHVYASFNNTIITVTDLTGAETITKSSGGTVVKQNRDEASPYAAMQMAEVVAEKVQDAGIDGVHVRVRGPGGNQQSNPGPGAQATIRALARAGLEIGRIEDVTPVPHDGTRSPKNAGF from the coding sequence ATGGCAGACGACAACACCTGGGGCGTTGCACACGTTTACGCCTCCTTCAACAACACGATCATCACGGTAACGGACCTGACCGGCGCCGAGACGATTACGAAATCCTCCGGCGGGACGGTCGTGAAGCAGAACCGCGACGAGGCCTCGCCGTACGCCGCCATGCAGATGGCGGAAGTCGTCGCGGAGAAAGTACAGGACGCCGGCATCGACGGCGTTCACGTCCGCGTTCGCGGCCCCGGCGGCAACCAGCAGAGCAACCCCGGGCCGGGCGCGCAGGCGACGATTCGTGCGCTGGCCCGCGCCGGCCTCGAAATCGGTCGCATCGAGGACGTGACTCCGGTCCCGCACGACGGTACTCGCAGCCCGAAGAACGCAGGATTCTAA
- a CDS encoding Mrp/NBP35 family ATP-binding protein: MDEDEILDRLSTVEDPELGDDIVSLGLVNDVRIDGDTIHIDLALGAPYSPTETEIAGAVREALADTGLEIDLSASIDTGLSSDEQVLPGVENVIAVASGKGGVGKSTVAVNLAAGLSQMGARVGLFDADIYGPNVPRMVDADQRPKATHDETIVPPEKFGMKLMSMDFLVGEDDPVIWRGPMVHKVLTQLWEDVEWGSLDYMIVDLPPGTGDTQLTLLQSVPVSGAVIVTTPQEVALDDARKGLRMFGKHDTPVLGIVENMSGFICPDCGSEHDIFGKGGGEEFAEDVDMPFLGRIPLDPSVREGGDEGGPIVLNDEDETGEAFRNVARETSRMQGIVRRRKIGDNR; this comes from the coding sequence ATGGACGAAGACGAGATTCTCGACCGGCTGTCGACGGTCGAGGACCCGGAACTCGGCGACGACATCGTCTCGCTCGGGCTGGTCAACGACGTGCGTATCGACGGCGATACGATACACATCGACCTCGCGTTGGGAGCGCCGTACTCGCCGACGGAGACGGAGATTGCGGGGGCCGTCCGTGAGGCGTTGGCCGATACAGGCCTCGAAATCGACCTCTCGGCGAGCATCGACACGGGCCTGAGTTCCGACGAGCAGGTCCTGCCGGGCGTCGAGAACGTCATCGCCGTCGCCTCCGGGAAAGGCGGCGTCGGGAAGTCGACGGTCGCGGTGAACCTCGCGGCGGGCCTCTCACAGATGGGCGCACGCGTTGGACTGTTCGACGCCGACATCTACGGGCCGAACGTTCCGCGGATGGTCGACGCCGACCAGCGGCCGAAGGCCACCCACGACGAGACCATCGTCCCGCCGGAGAAGTTCGGCATGAAACTGATGAGCATGGACTTCCTCGTCGGCGAGGACGACCCGGTCATCTGGCGTGGGCCGATGGTCCACAAGGTTCTGACCCAACTGTGGGAGGACGTCGAATGGGGCTCGCTGGACTACATGATCGTCGACCTGCCGCCGGGAACGGGCGACACGCAGTTGACGCTGCTGCAGTCCGTCCCGGTGTCGGGCGCCGTCATCGTGACGACGCCGCAGGAGGTTGCGCTTGACGACGCGCGTAAGGGGCTTCGTATGTTCGGCAAGCACGACACGCCGGTCCTCGGTATCGTCGAGAACATGTCCGGGTTCATCTGTCCGGATTGTGGCTCCGAACACGACATATTCGGCAAGGGTGGCGGCGAGGAGTTCGCCGAGGACGTCGATATGCCGTTCCTCGGTCGGATTCCACTGGACCCCTCCGTCCGCGAGGGCGGCGACGAAGGCGGCCCCATCGTGCTGAACGACGAGGACGAGACGGGCGAGGCGTTCCGCAACGTGGCGCGGGAAACGTCCCGGATGCAGGGTATCGTCCGTCGCCGGAAAATCGGCGACAACCGCTAA
- a CDS encoding DNA-directed RNA polymerase subunit D yields the protein MSEEFEVEFIDRDERSARFLVRGVSPAFANGIRRAMVADVPTLSIDTVRVIENSSVMFDEQIALRLGLIPLSTPDDYEPGDTVTLAIDVEGPDTAYSGDLVSSDDKVQPAEENVPIIELKEGQRLELEADAELGLGKDHAKHQGGVAVGYRHLQRVNVVGEKGEFEDEEPETIRGVIEEDGELIPTEEFDNDLTQRYPGKEVEIEDVPNAFVFDVESDGSLSVEDLVLQAVESIEVRADELEEAVQL from the coding sequence ATGAGTGAAGAATTCGAGGTAGAGTTCATCGACCGCGACGAACGGAGCGCGCGCTTCCTCGTCCGGGGCGTTAGCCCCGCCTTCGCCAACGGCATCCGCCGGGCGATGGTTGCGGACGTGCCGACGCTCTCGATAGACACCGTCCGTGTCATCGAGAACTCGTCGGTCATGTTCGACGAGCAGATCGCGCTTCGTCTCGGCCTCATCCCGCTTTCGACGCCGGACGACTACGAGCCGGGTGACACCGTCACGCTGGCTATCGACGTCGAGGGCCCTGATACCGCGTACTCGGGCGACCTCGTCTCCAGCGACGACAAGGTCCAGCCGGCCGAGGAGAACGTCCCCATCATCGAACTCAAGGAAGGCCAGCGGCTCGAACTCGAAGCCGACGCCGAACTCGGCCTCGGGAAGGACCACGCCAAACATCAGGGCGGCGTGGCGGTCGGCTACCGACACCTCCAGCGTGTCAACGTGGTCGGCGAGAAAGGCGAGTTCGAGGACGAAGAGCCGGAAACCATTCGCGGCGTCATCGAAGAGGACGGCGAGTTGATTCCGACCGAGGAGTTCGACAACGACCTCACCCAGCGGTATCCGGGCAAGGAGGTCGAAATCGAGGACGTACCGAACGCCTTCGTCTTCGACGTCGAATCCGACGGCTCGCTGTCGGTCGAAGACCTCGTCCTGCAGGCCGTCGAGAGCATCGAGGTCCGCGCGGACGAACTCGAAGAAGCGGTTCAGCTGTAA
- a CDS encoding 30S ribosomal protein S9, whose translation MVTNTSGKKKTAVARATVSDGSGRVRINSKPVELVDPEQAQLKMLEPFRIADEDLRDEVDVDVNVSGGGFSGQADAVRTAIARGLVEHTNDAELRDAFMSFDRSLLVNDVRQSEPKKWGGPGARARYQKSYR comes from the coding sequence ATGGTAACCAACACGTCCGGCAAAAAGAAGACGGCTGTCGCACGCGCGACGGTGTCCGACGGCTCCGGCCGGGTGCGGATTAACTCCAAGCCCGTCGAGCTGGTCGACCCCGAGCAGGCGCAGCTGAAGATGCTCGAACCGTTCCGTATCGCCGACGAGGACCTCCGCGATGAGGTCGACGTCGACGTGAACGTCTCCGGAGGCGGCTTCTCCGGGCAGGCCGACGCCGTGCGAACGGCCATCGCTCGCGGGCTCGTCGAACACACCAACGACGCCGAGCTCCGCGATGCGTTCATGTCCTTCGACCGCTCGCTGCTGGTCAACGACGTGCGCCAGTCCGAACCGAAAAAATGGGGCGGCCCCGGCGCACGGGCACGCTACCAGAAGTCCTACCGCTAA